CGGACCTCGTCGCCAGGGTGGCCGACTCCCTGCGCCGCACCGCGACCTTCATCCGCGACCGCCGCGCGCACCCGGCCGACGGGCCCGACCTCTTCCTCGCCGCGGAACAGGCCCTCCTCCTCGGCCACCCCCTCCATCCGACGCCGAAGAGCAGGGAAGGTCTGACCGACGCCGAGACCCGGCTCTACTCACCCGAGCTGCGCGGCTCCTTCCCGCTGCACTGGATGGCGGTCGCCCCCTCCCTGCTCAGGACCGACTCGGCCTGGACCGAACGGGGCCGGCCGCTGCCCGCGGGTGAGCTGACCCGGCGCCTCGCCGGACCCGGGCCGTTCCTGCCCGACGGCCACGCCGTCCTCCCGCTGCACCCCTGGCAGGCGCGCGAGGTCCGGCACCGCCCCGCGGTCGCCGCCCTGCTCGACTCCGGCGCCCTCCGCGACCTCGGCCCCCTCGGCGCGCCCTGGTACCCCACCTCCTCCGTACGCACGGTCCACCGGACCGGCGCGCCCGCGATGCTCAAGCTGTCGCTGGGCCTGCGCATCACCAACTCCCGGCGCGAGAACCTGCGCAAGGAACTCCATCGCGGGGTCGAGGTGCACCGGCTGCTGCGCAGCGGCCTGGCGAAGCAGTGGCAGGCCGTGCACCCCGGCTTCGACATCGTCCGCGACCCGGCCTGGCTCGCCGTCGACGGCCCCGACGGCCGTCCCCTGCCCGGCCTCGACGTCGTGATCAGGCACAACCCGTTCACCCCGGCCGACGACGTCAGCTGCGTCGCCGGACTCGTCTCGCCCCGTCCCCTCGCGGAAACCGGCCCCGACGCCTCGCCGACGGCACCGACAGGGCTTACAGCGCCGGCGCCGCCGGGCGCCGTCCGCCGCCACGGGTCCCGGCTGGCGCAGCTCGTGGCCGGGCTCGCCACCCGCACCGGCCGGCCGGTGGGAGCCGTCGCCGCGGAGTGGTTCCTGCGCTACCTCGAACAGGTCGTACGGCCCGTGCTCTGGCTGGACAGCGAGGCCGGCATCGCCCTCGAAGCCCACCAGCAGAACACGCTGCTCCTGCTCGACCCGGAAGGCTGGCCCGCCGGCGGCCGCTACCGCGACAACCAGGGCTACTACTTCCGCGAGTCCCGGCGGGACGAACTCGACGCGCGGCTGCCCGGCATCGGCGAGCACAGCGACACGTTCGTCTCCGACGAGGTCACCGACGAACGCTTCGCCTACTACCTGGCCGTCAACAACGTGTTCGGCCTGATCGGCGCGTTCGGTTCCCAGGGCCTCGCCGACGAACGGCTGCTCCTCGCGGCCTTCCGCGGCTTCCTCACGGACATCGCCTCGGGAGCCGCCGCGCCGCGCAGCCCGCTGCCCGCGCTCCTGCTCGACTCGCCGGTCCTGCGGTGCAAGGCCAACCTGCTGACCCGACTGCACGGCCTGGACGAACTCGTCGGTCCCGTCGACACCCAGTCCGTCTACGTCACCATCGCCAACCCCCTGCAGTGCTGAGCACGAGCGCGCGGCAGCGCACCGCCCCGTCTTCCGCCGACGCCGAGGACCCCGACCCCCTTCGTTCCCGAGAGGAGCGCACCGTGCCTTCCACCGACGCGAGCGCCGGCACCGGCCCCTTCTCCGTCCCCCTCGACGAGGCGCGAGCCACCGGCGCGGCCGGCGACCGGGACACCGGCGGTCGTGGAGCCCCCGCGACCGCGGGGGACACCGCGTCGTTCGGCGACGGCGAGGACACGCTGGACCTGAGACTGCCGGCCGAGTTCGTCGCGCTCTTCGGCTCCGCTCCGGCCGGCGGGAGCGCGGACCGCTGTGCCGGCAGCCGGGACGACCTGCTCGACGACGTCGCCGCCTGGGGACCGACCGCGACCTCCGTGGGCGGATTCCAGCTGGTTCCGGTACGCCTCGACCACGACCTGCCGCTCGTCCACCGCTGGATGAACGACCCCGCCGTGGCCTCCTTCTGGGAGCTGGCCGGGCCCCAGGAGCGGACGGAGGGCCACCTGCGCGCCCAGCTCGACGGCGACGGGCGCAGCGTGCCCTGCCTGGGCGTGCTGGACGGCACCCCCATGAGCTACTGGGAGATCTACCGGGCGGACCTGGACCCGCTCGCCCGGCACTATCCGGCGCGGCCGCACGACACCGGGATCCACCTGCTCATCGGTGACGCCGCCGACCGGGCGCGGGGGCTCGGCTCCGCGCTGCTCGGAGCCGTGGCCGAGCTGATCCTCGACCGCCGCCCCACCTGCGCCCGGGTCCTCGCGGAGCCCGATCTGCGCAACGCTTCCTCCGTGGCCGCCTTCCTGAGCGCCGGATTCCGGATCGCGGCCGAGGTCGACCTGCCCGGCAAGCGGGCGGCCCTCATGACCCGCGACCGGGTGCGGCGCGGCCGGATGTAGCGCCCGCGCGCGGAGAGAAGGACGAGAGGAAGATCGTGATCGCCCGTTTGTCAGTCCCGGGCCGTAGGGTGGTCGGGCTATGACGAAGCCCTCACTCCCCGAACTCCTCCATGCCGCCGTCGCAGCCGTCGGCGGCACGGAGCGCCCCGGCCAGGTGACCATGGCCGAAGCGGTCGCCGAAGCGATCGACGACGGATCCCACCTGCTGGTCCAGGCCGGCACCGGCACCGGAAAGTCGCTCGGCTACCTCGTGCCCGCGCTCGCCCACGGGGAGCGGGTGATCGTCGCCACGGCCACGCTCGCACTGCAGCGGCAGCTGGTGGAGCGCGACCTGCCCCGCACCGTCGACGCCCTGCACCCGCTGCTGCGCCGGCGTCCGGATTTCGCCATGCTCAAAGGCAGGTCGAACTACCTGTGCCTGCACCGCCTGCACGAGGGCATGCCCCAGGACGAGGAGGACGGCCTCTTCGACCAGTTCGAGGCCGCCGCGCCCACCAGCAAGCTGGGCCAGGACCTGCTGCGCCTGCGGGACTGGGCCGACGAGACCGAGACCGGTGACCGCGACGGCCTCACACCGGGTGTCTCCGACCGGGCCTGGGCCCAGGTGTCGGTCTCCTCGCGGGAGTGCCTGGGCGCGTCGAAGTGCGCCTACGGTGCCGAGTGCTTCGCGGAGATGGCCCGCGAGCGCGCCAAGCTCGCCGAGGTCGTCGTCACGAACCACGCGCTCCTGGCCATCGACGCCATCGAGGGCGCTCCCGTGCTCCCGCAGCACGAGGTCCTGATCGTGGACGAGGCCCATGAGCTGGTCTCCCGGGTCACCGGCGTCGCCACCGGCGAGCTCACCCCCGGTCAGGTCAACCGCGCCGTCCGCCGAGCCGCCAAGCTCGTCAACGAGAAGGCCGCCGACCAGCTCCAGACCGCCGCCGAGGGCTTCGAGCGGGTGATGGAGCTGGCGCTGCCGGGCCGCCTGGAGGAGATCCCCGAGGACCTCGGCTACGCGCTGATGGCGCTGCGGGACGCCGCCCGAACGGTGATCACCGCGATCGGCTCCACCCGCGACAAGTCCGTCCAGGACGAGGACGCGGTGCGCAAGCAGGCGCTGGCCTCGGTGGAGACGGTGCACGACGTGGCCGAGCGGGTGGTGAACGGCTCCGAGTGGGACGTCGTCTGGTACGAGCGCCATGACCGTTTCGGTGCCTCCCTGTGTGTCGCCCCCATGTCGGTCTCCGGGCTGCTGAGGGAGAAGCTGTTCGCGGACCGCAGTGTGGTCCTCACCTCGGCGACGCTCAAGCTGGGCGGCGACTTCAACGGCGTCGGCGCCTCGCTGGGCCTGGGCCCGGAAGGCGCCGAGGGCGACGACCTGCCCCCGTGGAAGGGCGTGGACGTCGGCTCCCCCTTCGACTACCGCAAGCAGGGCATCCTGTACGTCGCCAAACACCTCGCGCGCCCCGCGAGGGACGGTGAGCGCACCGACATGCTCGACGAGCTGACCGAGCTGATCCAGTCCGCCGGCGGCCGCACCCTCGGACTGTTCTCCTCCATGCGGGCGGCCCAGCTCGCCGCCGAGGAGCTGCGCTCGCGGATCCCGGAGTTCCCGATCCTGCTCCAGGGCGAGGAGACCCTCGGTGAGCTGATCAAGAACTTCGCGGCCGACCCCAGGACCTGTCTGTTCGGCACGCTGTCGCTGTGGCAGGGCGTCGACGTCCCGGGGCCGAGCTGCCAGCTGGTCGTCATGGACAAGATCCCGTTTCCGCGCCCCGACGACCCGCTGATGAGCGCCCGCCAGAAGGCGGTGGAGGAGGCGGGAGGCAACGGCTTCATGGCGGTGGCCGCGACCCACGCGGCGCTGCTCATGGCCCAGGGTGCCGGCCGCCTGGTGCGCGCCTCCGGGGACCGCGGCGTGGTCGCGATCCTGGACCAGCGGCTGGCGACGGCTCGCTACGGCGGCTATCTCAAGGCTTCGCTGCCCGACTTCTGGTACACGACGGACCGCAACCAGGTGCGCAGGTCGCTCGCGGCGATCGACGCGGCGGCCAAGCAGACAGAGGGGGCCGAGCAGACGGAAGCGGCCAAGCAGACAGAAGGGGCCGAGTAGACGGAAGCCGGCTAGCCGGCCGGCCCGGCTGAGACGCTCCGCCTCAGCCGGCGGCCTGGTTCGGTAGCCGTGGCCCGGGACAGCGCGCGGCCGGAGGTGCGACGAACGCACAGGGCCCCGGAACCGGCGCAGGGGTTCCGGGGCCCGGTCAGGGGGAGGGGCCGCGGGGCCCGTCCGCCGCGGCTGTCAGACGCGCCGCAGCACGGCGACGACCTTGCCCAGGATGGTCGCGTCGTCACCGGGGATGGGCTCGTAGGCCGCGTTGTGGGGGAGCAGCCAGACGTGGCCGTCCTCGCGCTTGAAGCGCTTGACGGTGGCCTCACCGTCGAGCATGGCGGCGACGATGTCGCCGTTCTCGGCGACCGGCTGGCGGCGGACGGTGACCCAGTCGCCGTCGCAGATGGCGGCCTCGATCATGGAGTCACCGACGACCTTGAGGACGAACAGCTCGCCGTCGCCGACGAGCTGCCGGGGCAGCGGGAACACGTCCTCGACCGACTCCTCGGCGAGGATCGGGCCACCTGCGGCGATACGGCCGACCAACGGGACGTAGGACGCGGCGGGCTTGCCGGCGGTGTCCGTGGGCTGCACGGTCACGGCCTGGTCGGAACCGCGGACCTCGTACGCACGCGGGCGGTGCGGGTCACGGCGCAGGAAGCCCTTGCGCTCCAGGGCCATGAGCTGGTGCGCGACCGAAGAGGTGCTGGAGAGGCCGACGGCCTGGCCGATCTCGCGCATCGACGGCGGGTAGCCGCGCCGCTGCACGGAGTCCCTGATGACCTCGATCACCCGGCGCTGCCGGTCGGTGAGCCCCGAGCTGTCCGCCCGGATGCCTGGAGGTCGGCCCGGCAGGGAGCGCTTGTGCCCCTCGGGATTCGTGGCTTCGTTCATCGCATGTACCGGCTCGACTCGGCCCTGGGAGCGGTCCTGGGCAGTGATGGTGGCACTGTCTGCGGTGGTGGTCACGTCGGCCCCTCTCGATGGTCTCCCTGCTGCACAACGGTAGTTGCTTTCGAAAGGTTGCGCCAAACACACGTTCGAGTGAAAAAGTGCGATTCACCTGTCGTGATCATGTGTCCGGGTGTATGGCTCACGCGACCCCTGGCGGGCAAAAGCACCCATTGTTGTACTCTTCACCGCCGGGGTGGATCACCTCGTGGGTTGCTGCCCCAGTCTGCCATCCGGAATCCCGTGGACCGGGCTGCCGGACCCTTCTGGGCCGGAGTCCTACGCGTCCTCCGTCCGGCGCCCACGGTATCTCCGCACATGCCCGGGCGATACGGCCGTGCGCCCGCGTGTTGTCCGACGTGTGCGGGGACGGATGCGGGGCACGGGGTGCGCGGGGGCCCGATGCCGTTCCGCCGCCCGATTCCCCGTCGTCACGCGGCGACACGCGACTCT
Above is a genomic segment from Streptomyces collinus Tu 365 containing:
- the lexA gene encoding transcriptional repressor LexA — translated: MTTTADSATITAQDRSQGRVEPVHAMNEATNPEGHKRSLPGRPPGIRADSSGLTDRQRRVIEVIRDSVQRRGYPPSMREIGQAVGLSSTSSVAHQLMALERKGFLRRDPHRPRAYEVRGSDQAVTVQPTDTAGKPAASYVPLVGRIAAGGPILAEESVEDVFPLPRQLVGDGELFVLKVVGDSMIEAAICDGDWVTVRRQPVAENGDIVAAMLDGEATVKRFKREDGHVWLLPHNAAYEPIPGDDATILGKVVAVLRRV
- a CDS encoding IucA/IucC family protein, whose product is MNATPTPDGRSGSPEEPGDSGHQPASVPLAEAVPQQKRRTPGPAQPGRPGTPGTPGVDPLDDPDPRTAAQAAAVDNLLRCWVRETNLTAPADGTLGIPLPGSGTALLAPVHHWSPTGWHRFGPPRLAGAPEAAPPVDAVTLAALLARETPGTTDCTDGTGQVAGSPTPVPAQGGPAQGGPAQGVPVQGGDAHPTSATDVRAHDGSPDGVRADDGPAADAPVHDGADLVARVADSLRRTATFIRDRRAHPADGPDLFLAAEQALLLGHPLHPTPKSREGLTDAETRLYSPELRGSFPLHWMAVAPSLLRTDSAWTERGRPLPAGELTRRLAGPGPFLPDGHAVLPLHPWQAREVRHRPAVAALLDSGALRDLGPLGAPWYPTSSVRTVHRTGAPAMLKLSLGLRITNSRRENLRKELHRGVEVHRLLRSGLAKQWQAVHPGFDIVRDPAWLAVDGPDGRPLPGLDVVIRHNPFTPADDVSCVAGLVSPRPLAETGPDASPTAPTGLTAPAPPGAVRRHGSRLAQLVAGLATRTGRPVGAVAAEWFLRYLEQVVRPVLWLDSEAGIALEAHQQNTLLLLDPEGWPAGGRYRDNQGYYFRESRRDELDARLPGIGEHSDTFVSDEVTDERFAYYLAVNNVFGLIGAFGSQGLADERLLLAAFRGFLTDIASGAAAPRSPLPALLLDSPVLRCKANLLTRLHGLDELVGPVDTQSVYVTIANPLQC
- a CDS encoding ATP-dependent DNA helicase codes for the protein MTKPSLPELLHAAVAAVGGTERPGQVTMAEAVAEAIDDGSHLLVQAGTGTGKSLGYLVPALAHGERVIVATATLALQRQLVERDLPRTVDALHPLLRRRPDFAMLKGRSNYLCLHRLHEGMPQDEEDGLFDQFEAAAPTSKLGQDLLRLRDWADETETGDRDGLTPGVSDRAWAQVSVSSRECLGASKCAYGAECFAEMARERAKLAEVVVTNHALLAIDAIEGAPVLPQHEVLIVDEAHELVSRVTGVATGELTPGQVNRAVRRAAKLVNEKAADQLQTAAEGFERVMELALPGRLEEIPEDLGYALMALRDAARTVITAIGSTRDKSVQDEDAVRKQALASVETVHDVAERVVNGSEWDVVWYERHDRFGASLCVAPMSVSGLLREKLFADRSVVLTSATLKLGGDFNGVGASLGLGPEGAEGDDLPPWKGVDVGSPFDYRKQGILYVAKHLARPARDGERTDMLDELTELIQSAGGRTLGLFSSMRAAQLAAEELRSRIPEFPILLQGEETLGELIKNFAADPRTCLFGTLSLWQGVDVPGPSCQLVVMDKIPFPRPDDPLMSARQKAVEEAGGNGFMAVAATHAALLMAQGAGRLVRASGDRGVVAILDQRLATARYGGYLKASLPDFWYTTDRNQVRRSLAAIDAAAKQTEGAEQTEAAKQTEGAE
- a CDS encoding GNAT family N-acetyltransferase — encoded protein: MPSTDASAGTGPFSVPLDEARATGAAGDRDTGGRGAPATAGDTASFGDGEDTLDLRLPAEFVALFGSAPAGGSADRCAGSRDDLLDDVAAWGPTATSVGGFQLVPVRLDHDLPLVHRWMNDPAVASFWELAGPQERTEGHLRAQLDGDGRSVPCLGVLDGTPMSYWEIYRADLDPLARHYPARPHDTGIHLLIGDAADRARGLGSALLGAVAELILDRRPTCARVLAEPDLRNASSVAAFLSAGFRIAAEVDLPGKRAALMTRDRVRRGRM